The Candidatus Melainabacteria bacterium RIFOXYA2_FULL_32_9 DNA window GAATTATTTTTTCTGATATCAGAATTATCAAGAACCTTTAAATTTATTACTGTATGGTTAAATGCAAAGTGTTTAGCTAGTTCCTGCGCTTCTTTTAATTCATTATCAGTGATAAATTCTGATTTTGCAGTAATTATTAATGACTTTTGAGCTAAAATATGATGGGTGATGTATGCTAGTAGGGTACTATCTATCCCTCCAGAATAAGCAACCACAGCGCTGCCATAATTCTGGATAATATTTGCTAATTTTGGGTATTTTTCTGATTTTATTTTGTCTAATTTGTTTAACATAAGCATTCCTGAGGTCTTGTTGCTGTTATTATACAATATATGAAACCGGGTAAGTAAAAAATGCATATAAGTGAATTTGATTATAATCTTCCTAAAGAATTAATCGCTCAATTTCCTTCAGAAAAAAGAGATTATTCAAATTTAATGGTGTTGGATAGAAGCAGTAAGACAATTGAGCATAAGAAATTTTTTAGTATAGCTGACTATTTAAGTGAAAATGATGTTCTTGTAATGAATAATACAAGGGTTATTCCGGCAAGATTAATTGGTAAAAAGTCAACAGGTGCTAATATTGAGATTTTTTTGCTTGAAAAAAAGACTGAAAATATTTGGGAGGTTTTAATAAAACCAGCAAAAAGAGTTAAATCTGGTACAATAGTTGAGTTTTCTGAAGAATTAAGTGCTGAAATTATTGATAAATCTGATAATGACAAATGGGTTGTAGAACTTAAATACAATGGAGACCTTAATGAAATTTTAAATAAAGTAGGAAATATTCCTCTTCCTCCTTATATTATGAGGACTTTATCAGATAGTGAAATTAGAAAGTTGGATTATCAGAGGTATCAGACAGTATATGCTCAAACCCCAGGATCTGTTGCTGCTCCAACAGCAGGGTTGCATTTTACCGAAGATTTACTTGGGCAGATTAGGCAAAAAGGGGTACAGGTTTGTTATGTTACTCTCAATGTAGGATTAGGGACGTTTAAACCTGTTCGAGCTGAGGATATTCGTGACCATAAGATGGATAAAGAAACTTATGAGATTTCACAAGAAACAGCTAATATAATAAATAATGCTAAAAAAGAAGGTAAAAACATTGTAGCTGTTGGAACCACAACAGTAAGAACTCTTGAGACAGTTTATAAACTACATAGTCAGATAACACAATCTTCAGGATCAAGCGATATATTTATTTATCCAGGTTATAAGTTTAATGTTGTAAATAAATTAATAACTAATTTTCACTTGCCAAAATCAACTTTATTAATGCTAGTATCTGCATTTACAGATAAAGGATATATTTATGAAGCTTATAAAGAGGCAATAAAGAAAAAATATCGCTTTTATAGTTATGGTGATTGCATGTTTATACTTTGATAAACTATTAAATTTAATACAGGCTTTATTATACAAAGTTGACAGCATAATCAGCATATATAATAATGAAAATATAAAAATAAGGTATTTAATAAAAATTTGGTAATATCCATACCTAACTTAGGTTAACGTTTGAAGCAAATAATGAGGTATTATTGGAATGATCGTTAATTTGAGAATGTGGCTTAGCCACTGAAGTAGTAAGACTTAGTTTAAAGTTATCAGTTATCGTTGGAGCACTACTGAAATTTTTATAAAATTTAAGGGAAAAATATCATGAAAAAAGCATTTACTTTAACAGAAATGTTGATTGTTATAACTATAATAGGAGTATTAGCAGCTATAACAACCCCTATTCTACTGGATGTTTTTGATGAGCAGGATGAGAAATTATATGAGTCAGCTTTTAAAACGGTAGAGTCAGTTGTAAGTGACCTTATTTCTGATATAAGCTTATATCCTGCAGGAAATTTTTATAATGCTGATGCAGCTTATTTTTGTACGAATTTTTCTAATAAAGTGAACACTGTAGGTACTGTGGATTGTACGGGTTCTACAGTTCCCGGTGATCCAAATTTTACTACCAGTAATGGTATGAGATGGTATGGAGTGAGAAATGTTTTATCAGGAAACGCGACAATACACGTTGATATAGATGGAGAGGGCCAAGGAGATGATGCAGATGCATCAGATATTCTTGAGATAATCATTACTCCAACAGGTAAAGTTACCGCTCCTGCAGGTACTGAAACAACTTATCTTGCGCAATAAATTTTTTAGTTACAGTTTTTGAATTTATAATAGATCAGCTGCTAATTGAGCTGATCTATTTTAGTTAGAGTTTTAATAGTGCCATCTTCTGCAAGAATCACACACGAAATAAAGCTTGTAAGCTCCTTAAAATTATTTATTATTATCTCTGGATTATTTATGGAACTATCAGTTATTACCAGTTTTCCGGTTTGCACAAGAAATAATATAAATTCTGCTCCTGTTTTTGTAAGTGCATCTTCCAGATAAATAACATCAGGGGATTGAAAATCAATGAATTTCATAGCCTTATCAATACTAAATCCTGCTTTCTCATTTAATTCACATTGATTTATTTCTGCTAATTCATACTTGATCAGAGATTCTACGGTCATTATATTCTTGTTTGCAGGATTAAGGGAGGATAGAATTGAGTAAATAATCGATACTCTATGGGCTGAATCTGATCCGCAGATCAATATTATGCCTGGTTTGTCTAAATTTGATTTTATTAAGTTCAGATCTTCAATATTTAAAGATAATTCATTCAAACTTTGGGGTTGTTTATAGATTTTAAGCGAAATTCTTTCCCCTTTGGTGGTTGGAAAAGAGGATATATGAACTGTAATCTTGCTTGATTGCAGTAAAGTTTCAAATTTACCTAATTGTGGAATTTCAATTATGGTTGGATCAAGGTTAGCCATTGATTTTAGGTTTGAAACACAAAGAGAAGTCAATAAAATAGGAATTTCTCCTTTAGTCTGAATTTCCTGTTTTTTCTTGAACTTTACTGTTATACCGTTTGGGGTGTTTTCAAGAAAGATTTCTGCTGTATCTTCTATCATTGACTGATATAAGATGGCATGAATTATATTTTGCGCTTGTGAATCATTATGATTTTCATTGTTTAATTCTTGTCGCCAATCAAATTGGACATCTTTATTAAAATTATTTCCGGAATTATCAGATTGATCACAAGAATAATATTTATCTATTGCTTCTAATATGCTCCTTTCAGAACAGATTATGGGCTCTATTTTGCAATTTATGCAGTTTATCAGGTTATTTAGTAAAAATAAATCAAGAGGGTCTGCCATAGCTATAGTTAAAACATCCTCAATTTTAAATAAAGGTATTATTCTGTAGCTTTCAGCTTCTTGTCGAGAAATAAACTCTAAGCAATTTTTATCAAGTATGTAATCATCAAGATTTACATATGGTATATGTAATTTGGCCTCAATAAAGCTTAGAAAATCTTGCTCAGAGATAAAATTAGAATTAATAAGAACCTGAGCCAGGTTTATATTTTCATTTTTTGCAATTTCCTCAGCCTGAGAGAGATTTTCATAACTAAGTAACCCATCTCTTACAAGATCGTATTTTAATTTTTCTATGGTTTTATTGGTTAGAGGATTTTGCATAATGCTTATAAACCTTTATTAAGATATTGTTTTGCGATATTTACCACTTCATCTATATCAAAAGGCTTTGTTATATATTCATCTGCCCCTGTTTCTTCACCAATTGATTTATCTTCTTCCTGAGATCTTGCTGTTACCATAAGTATAGGGATATCCTTATACTTTGCATCAAATTTCAAAAGTCTGCAAACTTTATATCCATTAATTTTTGGAAGCATTACATCAAGAATTATAAGATCCGGTTTTTCGTTTTTAGCTTTAAATAAAGCTTCTTCACCGTCATAAGCTGTTATACAGTTTAGTCCCTCTGTTTCGAGAACAAATTTAAGTGTCTCTACTATGTCTTGCTCATCATCAACAATAAGGATTTTCTTACCAGTCATACCCTACCTCTTAATTAACTTCTGTTCTTTTATTTGTCTCGAAAATACAATGAATAGACTTTTTAGCTTGTTCTATTAATTCTTCACTAGTTATGGCTTCTTCCGGATAAATAGAAATACCCAAATTTAAATTATGATTTAGATATAGAGAACTATTGTCTATAAGATATCTTTTTAAACGTTTAATAACATTATTAGCACCCACTCTGTCAGTATTGGAGAGTATAATTTGCATATTATTATCTTGTGTAAAGAACTTACACTTATCTCCTTTTCTGATTATATTTATTTTGCCTGCTGAAATATCTTTAATAATAGAATTAATAAAGCATTGAGTGTCAGTAATCTGTTCTTCAAGTACGATTAGAGCGAGATTTGAATGGTTATATTTTGAGTATTGAAGTTCATTATCAAGTTCAAGCAGGAAAGTATTATCATGCATCATAATTGGCAAAATAAACGAGAATTTACTGCCTTTTTGCGGTTCACTTTCAAGCCATATTTCACCTCTATGAGCTTCAATTAATTGTTTTGCAATAGGTAAGCCTAAACCTGTTCCCCCTACTTCTCTACTTAATGAGCTTTCAATTTGCTGAAATTTATCGAATACCTTTGGAATATCTGATTCGTTGATACCTATTCCAGTATCTTCAACGCTTATTTTAATATAGCTGCCCCTTAAAGTGTTTTGATGTTTAGCATTTATTACTGATGGATCACGATAAAATAAACTTGTATTTATAGAATTAGCATTTATTTCTTCCGTGGATATCTTGATTTCTCCATTTTCAGGTGTGAATTTAATGGCATTTGAGATTAGATTTGATAAAACCTGTTCAATCCTGTTAATATCACCATATATTTGAGGTAATTCCTGAGAAACATCCAGAGTTAATTTTATATTTTTCTTTTCAGCAAGGTTATCAAATGTTGATATTACAAATTGAATTGGTTCAATAATACTGAGGGGTTTAAATCTGTATTCCATTTTTCCTGCTTCAATTTTTGATAAATCGAGCAAGTCATTGATAATTCTGGATAATCTGTCTACGTTTCTTTTAGCTATACTTAAAAAATTGTTCTGGGTGCTGGTTATCTCTCCTGTTTTTCCTGTTAGCATAATATCAAGAGAGTTTTTAATAGAAGTAAGAGGGGTTCTTAACTCATGTGAAACTATTGATATGAACTCTGATTTGAGTTTTTCAAGCTTTTCTAGCTTAATATTGGTTTTTTTGATTTCTTCATAAAGAATAGCGCTTTCAAGAGGCAGAGAAACCTGCTTTACAACAGTCTGAAAGCAAGTTGCATCTTCTCCCGAAAATTCATTTTCTCTCAGGATCTCTACAGTTCCAAAGAATTTATCTGATGTACTAATAGGTGAAAATAGGCTGTCAAACTCAAGAACAGTTAAATCATATTGTTCTTTATCATTTTTGATATATTTTTCTACTTTTACATTGTCTATTGATAGTTCAAAAGGAAGTTCGGTATTCTCAAAGAGACTTTTATATCCGATAATGGCTCTTAATTTTAAAGCCTGCTCAAGTCTTTCTGATATTTCATATAGGGAATTAACTATAAGAGTAGCATCTTCAGGATTATTTATTATTAATGCAAGACAAATTGAGAAATTCAAACTTTTCTCAAGTCCTGTATTCATAATGCTTACTAATTTAGTCTTATCCAGAGTACCGGCTAACTGTGAACTTGTATTGTAAAGCACATTTAACTGGTATAAACTTTTTGCCAGCTCGCTATTATTTGTGTATAGAATATCTAAAAGCTTTTTAATTCTTAAATGAGCGTTAACTGTTGCTATTAATATATTGTCGCTAAAAGGTTTAGTAATATATCCATCTGCTCCAACCAGTATTTCTTCTGAAGGAGAATCCTGTGATGTAAGTAAAATTATTTGTATATCGTTAGTTTTACTATGTAATTTTAATTTTTTGCAAATATTTGAGATGTTAATTTCGGGACAGGAAGTATCAACTAAAGCTATATCCGGGGATAATTCATTTGTGGCTTTAAAAGCTTCTTCTTCATTAAATACAACCGTTATATCATAACCAATATCCGTTAAGAGATTGGCTAAATCCTGATTATTATCTTCTTTATTCCAGATAATTAAGATTTTCGACATAAGATATACCGGTTTATAGACTTTATTAAACGATTATCTTAATAAATTATAATACACTTTAAGCTTGATGATTAAATATAAAACGAAATCTCAAGAATTATAAAGAGAATCGGGTTTTTATGTATTATTAAGTTTCTTATAAATGAAGAATTTATAGTGCTTTTCAGTCTTATACTGTTTATAATTTTCAATTATTTCTATTTTCTTTACGAGCTTAAAATTTGCAGGGATATTGGAAAAGTCTATTATGGAGGTCATTCCTGCAGGTTTTCCCTCAGTAAGAATATTATTATGTATATCAAAGTACAGAATTATAGGCTCATTAGGCTTAACTTGATTATAAATTACCTGATTATCCTTAACAGTGTAATTGAATACGAATTCTTTCTCATTTGTGATATCAACTCCCTGTTCTTCACCTGAAATGATTAGATAATCATAATCATTATAGTTGCCCCTTTTTACTAACAGATCATACCTTATAGGATAAATTTTCCAGCTCGGGTTTTCTTCAAAAAATGGATAAAAACAATCTTGATCAGAGAATATTAAACCTATTTTAGAATTATCAGGAGCAGTTGAGCCGATATATTTAAGCAAATAATAAAAAGGAGAAAAGGTTGAAAAAAATCTTTCATCTCTCAGCCTAACTTCATTTCTAAAAGAAACAAAATTTTTCTTGTTTAAAACTTGATTGAGTTTGAATAAAGGTTTTGAATCATTAGATGTAGAAATTACTGCAAAATTAAGTATGGCTATTATAGTTATTAGAATTTTAAAGATATTTTTCTGTCTTGTATAGCTAAAAGCAAGAATTGTAGAGCTTATTACGATAGAAGTTAGTAGAAATCTATTATTCCAATAGCAAAAACCCATTAATAGTGAAACTGAAACCAGGAATATAATAGTAACAAGGCTGGTTAAGTTTAGATAAAACGTTTTATTTCTTTTTGATTTTAATTTTGTAAGGCTGTATATGAATAAAGCAGGAAGTAAAAGGAAACCAAGCAGGCCAAATTTAGAATGATTTTCCTGAATAAAGGTATTTAATCTGATTATATCAACGTATGCCAAACCATCAGTGTTTTGCAGTCCAAAGATACTAAATAGAAAATCTTTAGAACTTAAATATAAGGGAGATAATATATTAGCTGATTCTATTCCTGAAAAATCAATAAATAATAAAAAATATCTAATTAAATTAGCTAATAATGTTTTAAATCCAGGGGTGGCACCTAATCTTTCCATATGAGCCTGATTAGCAAAGAAATTTCCAAAATCAAGATAATTAAGAATATGGTTATATGAGCTAAGAACTAGAAATGCAGGGATAGAAGCAGCTATAAATACTGCGATTGGCTTGTAAAATAGCTTTTTATTTTCCCTTATAGATATTAAGAAAAAAATTATTCCAAATACCGGAACAAAGAAGAATGTGGAGTATTTAATGCCCGCATCAATGCTAAAAGCTATAGCTGAAAATATGAGAGCTTTTTTACTATTCTCTCTAACTCCATAAATAAATAGATATAGAGAAGCAAGCAAGAAAAACGCAACTAATAAATCAGTTTGAGCACTTGTAGATTCTAAAATAACAGCAGGAAATGATGCAAGTATAAATATAGTCCATAATATTCTTCCGGTTGATACTTTTAGGTATCTTAAATAAGTAAAGATGGTAAATATACAGCCTAAATAAGCCAAATATTGAGGTAATTGAGCAAGATAATCTCTTTTTAAAAACACCATTGACCAGAGTATTAAGATTTCTGAATTTATAGAATAAATAGTATGTCTGATTGAGCTGGATTCAAAATGAGCAAGAGTTTGATTTTGTACCCAAAATCCAATTCGAGCAAGGTGATAAATTAGGCTATCCCAGGAATTGGTTGGGGTAATAATGGTAAGTAGCAGACTAACTAAGCTTGAAAATACAAAAAATACAGCCAGTAAAAGTAATATCTTGTCTTTCTTAATAGCCTGAATGATTTTATCTTTTATTAACTTGATTTCCCCAAAATCAATATGAGGGAATTCCTTATATTTCCAGTATAAAAGAGATGGGATAAATATGATTAAATTAGATATTAATATGCCTGCTTGATTAATCTGCTTTATTATAGAGAGTATTTCAACACTTACAATTATCTGAGATACCAGTATCAAAACCAGATAAATAATTGAGTTCTCAAATCTTCTTGATTTTATTGTGCTGGCTAAAAAATATGATGAAGACAATACCAGACAAAAAGATATTATAAACAGTATTAAACCAGCCATACCCAACCTTTATCAAGCTTATTTACTTAATTCATTATAGAATAAAACTCAAATTATAACTTAAATAAATTATGTTTGTCATTGTAAGGTGATTAGCACTGTCATTACGAGGTGGCTAAGCCACTATCACATTGTCAACAATCTTTTTAATATATGAATCATTGATGATGGGTTTGTGGCACCGTGGCAATCTATAATCAATAAATTTATATGGCTAGCAGCTTGAGTAGAATAAAATTAAGATTCTTTTGCAGTTGATTCCAGATCTAGAATTTTAGCAAGAGATTTTGTATCACCTTTTAATTTAAAATATTCTGCAAATTTAGGAGTGGTTTTTAAAACATATGATCTGCCATTTTTATCTTTTTTCTTAGTTATAAGGCCTTTATCGAGAAGTTCTAAAATATGATCATATGCTGATTGACCACGCAATTCAATCAACTTAGTTTGCCTGACAGGTTCTTTTATGGCTATAACAGAGAGAGTTCTTAATGTAGCTGGTTTTAATTCAACAGGAACCAGCTTTTCTACTATATCCATATATTCCAGCCTAACCTGTATAATATAACCGTCTTCATCATCAATTTCAAGAGCGGTTTCTCTTGATGAATAGTCCATAATCAGATCAAGCAAGGCAGATTCGACTTCAGCAGGGTCTTCTTTCAGGATTTCTGAAATTTCCTCTATTTGCATTGCTTTAGCTGTTATAAATAAAACAGTTTCTATGCGTGGTTTTAAAGACATTTCTTTTCCAATAAAATTTTTAACTAAAATTCTTTGTCATTGCGAGGTGCTTCGCACTGTTTTAAGTTCTCAATCATTCCAATATCAGTACTGTCATTGCGAGGAGAGCAGCGACGAAGCAATCCAATAATCTACTAAATAATATTATCATATAGATCTTCCCATTTTTCATTAAAATTATTTATA harbors:
- a CDS encoding tRNA preQ1(34) S-adenosylmethionine ribosyltransferase-isomerase QueA, yielding MHISEFDYNLPKELIAQFPSEKRDYSNLMVLDRSSKTIEHKKFFSIADYLSENDVLVMNNTRVIPARLIGKKSTGANIEIFLLEKKTENIWEVLIKPAKRVKSGTIVEFSEELSAEIIDKSDNDKWVVELKYNGDLNEILNKVGNIPLPPYIMRTLSDSEIRKLDYQRYQTVYAQTPGSVAAPTAGLHFTEDLLGQIRQKGVQVCYVTLNVGLGTFKPVRAEDIRDHKMDKETYEISQETANIINNAKKEGKNIVAVGTTTVRTLETVYKLHSQITQSSGSSDIFIYPGYKFNVVNKLITNFHLPKSTLLMLVSAFTDKGYIYEAYKEAIKKKYRFYSYGDCMFIL
- a CDS encoding SMC-Scp complex subunit ScpB; protein product: MSLKPRIETVLFITAKAMQIEEISEILKEDPAEVESALLDLIMDYSSRETALEIDDEDGYIIQVRLEYMDIVEKLVPVELKPATLRTLSVIAIKEPVRQTKLIELRGQSAYDHILELLDKGLITKKKDKNGRSYVLKTTPKFAEYFKLKGDTKSLAKILDLESTAKES